ATACACAATACCTATATCTTTAGAAGGTTCGCCTGCGGCAAAAGTTGGAAACCTTTCAGTTTTTATGACATGTAGAGAAACAGCCGAATCGTCCTTTTTATCGGTGGTAGTATTCAAGAGAACGTAACTTAATGGTTGTTGAGTACACGTTGCAGTAGTCAGTATTATTCCATTGGAGACTACGCAGCCAGCACACAAATATTCATTTTGCTGAGACATTATGGCGACCATGAACGGGAACTGATTATGTTTTGCACATCGTATTTCATGCATCTGACTGTTTTGTCTCCTGGCACATGTGGCGTTGTTAGCAGAATCATTTTCCACGGGGATGTCGAGGGATTCATCTTTGGACTCATAACTTGTTTCACCGGTATCGTCTCTATTGTCGTCTATACTCTTCTTTACATTTTCACCCGCACTTGTGGCTATAAATCCGAAAACAAATATAACAGTAACTATGAAAttcattaaaacaaattgagtcttcatcataaaataaatatcacataATAATTCTTCTAAGATGAAAATTCTTGTTCTTTTTTCGTTTCTAtcaaacagttttgtttttaatttatagcaggtaagtatttttttatactgcCAGTAAAAgaagattttgtatgaaatctcCTTCGTTGCTACattagtaataaaatgaaaagatttGCTCTCGAATTTATCTGGTAGGCCAGTCCAGCCGATCCAGTTCACGTAATTGGAACTTAAAGATATGGGATCAAGTAttctcttttgttttaaatcatCCACAGTACTATTTAAACCAGATACAGAAGAAAACGTGGATCACGTCGAAATTAAGTGATGTCAAAACATTAGTTGTTTAAACGGATATAATGTTAACAAAACAAAGCTAGATTTTGATCTGGCACTGCTATCCATCGCTCTAGTTTACCTGCTCATCACCACTATGGACCTGACCTTTAGTATTAagagtaccgtaaaacggggtgaatagaattcgcggtgtgaatagaaaaaaaatcaggaaagttttcaaggctaATGTTTAAGTACGTACCTATGTAAAATGTTCTCTATGTTCGGTGCGTTTCAAATTATGCCTAAACCTATTGTGTATTAAGGAACTCATTCAGCACTAACAAGTTAAATgttattcatcatcatcatcatcatcatctcagccggaaATCGTCCACTgttggacaaaggcctcccccatcgagcgccaataggaccggtcctgggccgccctcatccatcggactccggcaacccttaccggGTCGTCGTTTAAATGTAATTACCAAGTGGTAGTTAGAACTCAAGGAATTAAATTTCTGTGTGTAAGTTGttcaattgtatttatttcatttgaatatACAGCTAATAAATTATGGGTTGAAGCACGGGGTTGAAGTATCCCAAACCGCAACAGAGCTAAAATGGTAACCCTACGAAATCTGACAGCAGCTTTCAAAAtatctgtcaaataaaaatgtcatgtCAAAGCAATACGAAAGCAATTTCAGTATGTTCGTCACTTGTGTAAACTTGTGTAATTCGTAATTTTTGTGAGTTGGCTCAATAGTTATTTCGGCATTTTTGTTAACGTCATTAAGAAAAAGGAAAAATGTCTAAAAGGAAAGGCAACAAGAAAAATCAAGATTTAAACGATGATTTCGAAGAGAAAAAGACTGTAACAAACGATACACCTGAGGTAACCTCTAAAAGTAAAGCAAAAGGGAAAAAGAAAGGCAAAGGAAATGCTGGAGATTGGAGCGATAGCGATGAAGGAGAGTTACCGAAGAAAGTTCAAGTATCGGACGAAGAAGACATCCCTAAGCCTGCAGCCAAAAAATCACAAAAGAAAGGTGCacatatgtttttaaaaagttgtGAATTAGTAGTTCAAGTCAGATTGTTACGTTATTAAGATAACTGAACGCGTATTGAGTGGCGATAAAATTACCTGTTAGTGATCCTTAATAATTGCTAtagtaatgtaatttattatttttatatgttataggcaaaaataaaaagaaggGTCATGAGTCTGATGATGATGACATGGATGAAAATAAGTCAGTCAGTAGTAGTACTGCAGCAAAACCAGCAGCTAAGtctaataaaaagaaaaaaggtaAGCTCTCAAAAATGTTTCTACAAATTTTAATCTCTCTTtggaaatgatttatttttatttttggtgttTTTAAAGGCAAAGGCAAAAAAGATGAAGACTGGTCTTCTGAAGGTAGTGATGTGGAACTCAAGGAGGTTTCAGAAGAAGAAATTGCAAAACCTGTTAGTAAAAAGAAAGGTAAGCTATATGCAAATTTATTGACACACATTAAATCAGcacttttttaaatgttgaactGCTAGTAAGTAGCCCCCAATTATTGTCTGTAGAAGATTAATAAATCATCTAATAATTTGTGTTtcaggaaaaaataaaaagaaaaatatagaagTGGAATCATCAGAGGATGAAGATGATGATATCAAGTCACAAGTGAGCAATGTATCAAGCAATCAGCCTAAACCAGCCAGTaatacaaagaataaaaaaggtatcctttttttacttttaaacctTTTATTGGCACTaaacttctttttcttttacattcGATTTTTTCTCATTATTATGCCAATACTTTGCAAATTCATAGAGCAACTGTTATTCTTATTAGGCAAAGGAAAGAAAGATGACTGGCCAGATGAGGAGAGTGACAAAGAATTAAACATGGAAGTTTCTGAAGAGGAAGAAGTAGCTATTCCAGTAGTTAAAAGTAAAGGTAAGAGTATATAAGGATGAGATCTAAATAATGTGCCAAATGTCATATTTTAATGTGACAGTTGGCAGCTATAAAGGAACTAAGACAATAACAGTGCATATTGGATTATTATATAATGTGCATCTGTTTAAATTTGTTCTAACATTTAACACAACTTCCATATTCCTTTTATAATGGCTGCAGCAAAACGTAAGaatttttttcaattacaattgttgttctgtttaaaattaaatatgttttcatgCAGGTAAAGCTAAAAAGAAGAATAATATGGATGATATAGAGGCAGAGTTAAAGAAATTTGAAATTAAGGATGAACCAGAACCAGAGGAGGAGAAACCAGTTGCAAAAAGCAAGGTAATTAGCCTGGTGACttatgatatatttaatatgcctgcctaattaaataattagtattattttgtcTACCACAATTCCACTCACcttaaatgatttgttttagtCCTCATTGGAACAGCAAGAGTGTTatccacatattattataacttaaagaGTATTAGtctttgatttaattttttttttctaggatAAAAAGAAGGCAAAGGTTGAACCAGTTGAACCTGAAGCTTCTCCCGATGAAGCTCCTGCGGAGACTGAAGATACGGTAATCTATTGTGACTtcttttataagttattattagataaataacAGGCCATGTCTTAGCAACTTTATAAAGAGTAACAAGCATATTTAGACTGTTTCATTTTAGGATGTTTTTTCATGTACATAAAgttaatttttcaattaatatcttgttttgtagCAGATGTgaaatttgtagaaaaaaacaGAATATCACGCATTTACCCATAGGAGACGGCAGAGACCCAAAAAAGCCACTTTTATGATCTCTTTAAACTTTCTTTGATTCATTCAGTTCAGTCTTGTCATACACTATGTGAACgttttttcaaaatatcctctataaatatttttaggtaccTGAGATTGTAGAAAAGGAGAAAGAAGAGCCGGTGGAAAAGAAACTCAGTCACAAAGAGAAGAAAAAGTTGAAGAAACAGCAGGAGTATGAGAAGCAAGTGGAAATGCTGACCAAGAAGGGAGGTCAGGGGCATAGCGAGCTTGACGCTAACTTCACTGTCAGCCAGGCACAGAAAACTGCTGGTAAGTAGCCCCCACTTTtagatatgattatattatgatatCTATACAAGAACCTTGATTTTCTTGTGGTTTATTCTATCCAGTTTCTGTATTACCAGAatgaaaatctatatttattttcatactcTTGATTCCTTGTGGTCGAAATGTCGCCCTCAATTTAATTTGCttccaatattttataataaaatttttactcaatacaaaactattgctttttacaaagttattgcATTTAtctatgttaataaataacCAACACAGCTTCTCATATCTTCAACTAACATCTGTGAAATAACTGGCAACAAtcctaacatttttttatatatttcaggTCAAATGGCAGCCTTAGAGAATGCAGTAGACATCAAAGTAGAAAACTTTTCAATTAGCGCGAAAGGCAAAGACTTGTTCGTGAATGCTAATCTTTTGATCGCTAACGGTCGTAGATATGGTTTGGTTGGACCGAACGGTCACGGAAAGACTACGCTGTTGAGGCATTTAGCACAACGCGCCTTCCCTCTCCCTCCTCATATAGATATCTTGTTGTGTGAGCAAGAGGTCACTGCCAGTGATATGAGTGCCGTTGATACTTTATTAGAAGCTGATGTGAAGAGAACTGGTGAGTATTTGTATTCAGAACATACTTTGTTTGTGATTTTCAATGAACTTTCTAAAAGTGTTATGTAAATTGAGAGTTTGGAAAGTTTTGAGCCTTAACATTAAGTGTTTTAATTCATGTTTAAGTCTGAAGTATATTTATGACTAGcggacccgcgcaacttcgcttgcgtcacctaagagaatgagtcaaaagtttccccgttgttgtaacatttttcgttgctactccgctcctgatgaccgtagcgtaatgttataaagcctatagccttcctcaataaataggctatctaacactgaaagaatttttcaaatcggaccggtagttcccgagataagcgtgttcaaacaaacaaacaaacaaacaatcaaacaaactcttcagctttataatattagtattagtattagtattagtatagatactactaattacattacattttacaatCGACCAAAGTCTCTGCATTACGTGACAATTAAGACATTTTTGGTTTCACTGCCTCTTAAGTCAGCTAGGCAAGTAGACTTTTAGAGATTTTTAACTATCTACACGTAGTAAAACTTATTGTCTGTTGGTActaataaaattgcattttttatagAACTGCTGAACGAGTGTAAAGCACTAGAAGCTGAAATAGAAAAAGGCAGTCTGGCTAAGCAGGAGCGTTTGAATGAAGTTTATGCGGAGTTGAAGGCTATCGGCGCGGACAGCGCGGAGCCACGCGCTCGCAGGATCCTCGCCGGTCTCGGGTTCAGCCGCGAAATGCAAGACAGGG
Above is a window of Anticarsia gemmatalis isolate Benzon Research Colony breed Stoneville strain chromosome 2, ilAntGemm2 primary, whole genome shotgun sequence DNA encoding:
- the LOC142983927 gene encoding ATP-binding cassette sub-family F member 1 codes for the protein MSKRKGNKKNQDLNDDFEEKKTVTNDTPEVTSKSKAKGKKKGKGNAGDWSDSDEGELPKKVQVSDEEDIPKPAAKKSQKKGKNKKKGHESDDDDMDENKSVSSSTAAKPAAKSNKKKKGKGKKDEDWSSEGSDVELKEVSEEEIAKPVSKKKGKNKKKNIEVESSEDEDDDIKSQVSNVSSNQPKPASNTKNKKGKGKKDDWPDEESDKELNMEVSEEEEVAIPVVKSKGKAKKKNNMDDIEAELKKFEIKDEPEPEEEKPVAKSKDKKKAKVEPVEPEASPDEAPAETEDTVPEIVEKEKEEPVEKKLSHKEKKKLKKQQEYEKQVEMLTKKGGQGHSELDANFTVSQAQKTAGQMAALENAVDIKVENFSISAKGKDLFVNANLLIANGRRYGLVGPNGHGKTTLLRHLAQRAFPLPPHIDILLCEQEVTASDMSAVDTLLEADVKRTELLNECKALEAEIEKGSLAKQERLNEVYAELKAIGADSAEPRARRILAGLGFSREMQDRATKNFSGGWRMRVSLARALYIEPTLLMLDEPTNHLDLNAVIWLDNYLQGWKKTLLVVSHDQSFLDNVCNEIIHLDTQKLYYYKGNYSMFKKMYAQKRKEMIKEYEKQEKRLKDLKAHGQSKKQAEKKQKEALTRKQEKNRSKAQREDEDAAAPTALLQRPKEYIVKFSFPDPPPLQPPILGLHNVDFHFPGQKPLFRGVDFGIDLNSRIAIVGPNGVGKSTFLKLLVGDLSPIKGELIRNHRLRIGRFDQHSGEHLTAEETPAEYLQRLFGLQYEKARKALGTFGLASHAHTIKMMDLSGGQKARVALAELTLMAPDVVILDEPTNNLDIESIDALADAINDYKGGVIIVSHDERLIRETDCALYVIEDQTINEVDGDFDDYRKELLESLGETINSPSIIANAAVLQ